One part of the Amyelois transitella isolate CPQ chromosome 10, ilAmyTran1.1, whole genome shotgun sequence genome encodes these proteins:
- the LOC106133115 gene encoding uncharacterized protein LOC106133115 → MEQTTFMDKIRSFFGFGLEPPKNDFRNPIWGSDDDDDGDELYTRDQITAFNPHDFHQEVAKQMNDVFKTFGNLLGDVKSFFNDEQFGQFDNFAGFGDIPSESDNFDSNSIRNYYLKPGYHKQKTEHPEDMDLDGKISSNEISGLFNQKEDKKVGTIMPFNGDLVPGRSFCKTVITTSITKPDGTIETRRIVKNGKEVVEETITSTEPTNRGPYNTGFDTVRNPGIIYSNVMSELSSLFKNFY, encoded by the coding sequence ATGGAGCAGACTACGTTTATGGATAAAATTCGGTCTTTTTTTGGATTTGGCCTGGAGCCACCAAAAAATGACTTTCGGAATCCTATCTGGGGATCGGATGACGATGACGACGGTGACGAACTCTACACGAGAGACCAAATAACTGCATTCAACCCGCACGACTTCCATCAAGAGGTAGCCAAGCAAATGAACGACGTGTTTAAGACATTCGGCAATTTGCTAGGTGAtgtaaaatcattttttaacgACGAACAATTTGGTCAATTCGATAACTTCGCCGGTTTTGGCGACATTCCTTCCGAATCCGACAACTTCGACAGTAATAGCATTAGGAATTATTACTTGAAACCTGGGTAccacaaacaaaaaactgaACATCCTGAAGATATGGATCTGGATGGTAAAATATCGTCAAATGAAATATCTGGTTTGTTCAACCAGAAAGAGGACAAAAAGGTTGGTACAATTATGCCATTCAATGGGGATTTGGTGCCCGGTAGATCGTTTTGCAAAACAGTTATCACAACTAGCATTACCAAGCCTGATGGTACCATAGAGACCAGGAGGATTGTAAAAAATGGCAAAGAAGTAGTGGAGGAGACTATCACATCAACAGAACCCACTAACCGCGGGCCGTACAATACTGGCTTTGATACCGTCAGGAACCCAGGCATCATTTACAGCAATGTTATGTCAGAACTATCATCATTATTCAAAAACTTTTACTGA